The genomic segment GTCAGATAGTTTATCGAGTCCGTTGTGAATCATCATCACACCCACAACGACTCGCAGAATTGCCCAAACAGACTGGGACCAATAGTTAGCGCTGAAGTTAGAGCGCAAGAGTTTTGATGATAAATCAAGTGCTTTTTGAACCATTATGTTTTATATTTTTCCTGAAGTAGCTCGTGCATGGGATTAAGCTCAATGAAGAGTAAATGCAAGTTGAGGCGGTAATTTTCTCCCCCCTGAAAACAAAGAATAGGACTTTCGATTTTTGTCCTTTCCAGCAAAGAAGCCTTCCATTAGGGGAGACGTACGCTTTAACTGGCATATATTGCTGTGAAATAAATTTTTCTTTTACTCTTCTTTTACAAATATAAAGTAAAACTAAATAAATCGCAATAAAACTTAGTAAATAGAATTGACTTTTCTCAGAATTTTTTCTTCCCTTGAACTTACTCACAGCTTGCTAAACTGAGGAAAGCCCATCACACCCTTATTTATGTGGAGGAGAAACCTTGTCTGTTGGGAATAATCAACCCTCTCCTGATGAAATTCCAGAAGCCTTGAGAGATGTCACTCCCATTGTCAAAACCAAACGGAATCGTTTCTGGCTTTGGCTGGGAACTGGTGTAGGCTTAGCCATAGTCGGTGCAATGATTGGAGTCTATCTCTGGAATGAAAATTCAAACCTGAGAGTGGCCTCTACCCCACAAGTGCTAGAAAACCTGACATCACAACCAGAAAAAAAGAACGAGACAGCGCAAACCGAACAAGAAGCGTTATCCTCAAAAGCCGTCCTCCAAGAAAGCCGTCCTGATTTATTGGGGCATTTGCCTTATGAAGCGGCATCTCCGGAAACTTTAACGCCCGTTACCGCTGATGGTCGCATTCAGTTGAAAACCCCTGCTGCGGAAGACTTTTTGCAGATGCAAGCGGATGCTCGGCGGGAAGGAGTGTTGTTAGTCCCTTTATCAGGGTTTCGTTCTCTTGCCCAGCAAGAAGACCTCTTTTTTGGGGTGAAAGCGCAACGGCGGCAAAGAACAACGGAACGAGCGGAAGTGAGTGCCCCCCCAGGATATAGCGAACATCATACGGGTTATGCCATTGATATTGGTGATGGGAAAGCCCCCGCCACTCATGTGGAAAAAAGTTTTGCTGAAACGGAAGCCTTTGCTTGGTTAGAAGCGAATGCAGCCCGCTACAACTTTGAATTGTCTTTTCCAGAAGAGAATGCGCAGGGAATTAGTTATGAACCTTGGCATTGGCGCTATGTTGGTAATCAAGAAAGCTTAGAAATTTTTTATAAAAACCAATAACAATGAGTGATGTTAATTTAGAGCAGTTATCTCAGCAGCTGGAAAGTTCCAGTCAGCGCGATCGCATGGTGGCCTTAGCGCGGCTGAGAGATGTTGATCCCGAACAAGCGGTTCCCCTGATTAAAAAAGTTTTATATGATAAAAGTTTGCAGATTCGTTCAATGGCTGTGTTTGCTTTGGGAGTAAAACCAACCGCAGAGTCTTTTCCGCTGCTTTTGGAATGTCTTGAAGATGAGGATTATGGGATTCGGGCGGATGCCGCAGGGGCAATGGGCTATTTGCAAGATCAACGGGCTTTTGAGCCTTTGGTACGGTTATTTTATGAAGATACCAACTGGTTGGTACGATTTAGTGCAGCGGTCT from the Cyanobacteria bacterium GSL.Bin1 genome contains:
- a CDS encoding D-alanyl-D-alanine carboxypeptidase family protein; protein product: MSVGNNQPSPDEIPEALRDVTPIVKTKRNRFWLWLGTGVGLAIVGAMIGVYLWNENSNLRVASTPQVLENLTSQPEKKNETAQTEQEALSSKAVLQESRPDLLGHLPYEAASPETLTPVTADGRIQLKTPAAEDFLQMQADARREGVLLVPLSGFRSLAQQEDLFFGVKAQRRQRTTERAEVSAPPGYSEHHTGYAIDIGDGKAPATHVEKSFAETEAFAWLEANAARYNFELSFPEENAQGISYEPWHWRYVGNQESLEIFYKNQ
- a CDS encoding HEAT repeat domain-containing protein, whose amino-acid sequence is MSDVNLEQLSQQLESSSQRDRMVALARLRDVDPEQAVPLIKKVLYDKSLQIRSMAVFALGVKPTAESFPLLLECLEDEDYGIRADAAGAMGYLQDQRAFEPLVRLFYEDTNWLVRFSAAVSLGNLKNPEAKQVLLEALNSEEVVLQQAAIAALGEIKSSDAIEEMLRFAQSEDWLVRQRLAEALGNFATDQSISALNYLKKDSHPQVSKAATISLEKLAN